In Providencia sneebia DSM 19967, one DNA window encodes the following:
- a CDS encoding NAD+ synthase produces the protein MSRKLNISLAQLNWLVGDIEGNCDRMLQVVDKQQNAADIVMFSELALTGYPPEDLLFRPDFNQRCLTQLARLQKASTETAIVVGHPWLEEGKLYNALSFFYQGKLLARYFKQQLPNYGVFDEPRYFTAGHDTCVVDFKGYHIGLLICEDIWFDAPIDAVKQQGADILLTINASPYDRNKDHIRNELLVKHCQRTQLPILYLNQVGGQDELIFDGGSKVLSSQGEITHQLADFSEQVVNCQFNDLTIVPMENPAPELSPIAQVYQALVLATRDYINKNGFNGAILGLSGGIDSGLTVAIAVDAIGKERVQAVMMPFRYTSEMSIHDAKEQADLLGVEFDIVSIEPMFDAFMTQLQPMFEGTQVDTTEENLQARCRAVILMAMSNKRRRLVLTTSNKSESAVGYSTLYGDMAGGFDVLKDVPKTLVFELAKYRNTISSAIPQRVIDRPPSAELAPGQLDQDSLPPYDILDALLEAYVEKDYSVAQLIEQGFDEATVHRVVRLVDINEYKRRQAPVGPRITMRNFGKDRRYPITSGFGRKNWS, from the coding sequence ATGAGCCGTAAGCTTAATATCTCACTAGCTCAATTAAATTGGTTAGTTGGTGACATTGAAGGCAACTGTGACCGCATGTTGCAAGTTGTTGATAAACAGCAAAATGCTGCTGACATTGTGATGTTCTCAGAGCTAGCTTTAACGGGATATCCTCCGGAAGACCTCCTGTTTCGACCAGATTTTAATCAACGTTGTTTGACCCAATTAGCGCGACTACAAAAAGCGAGTACCGAAACGGCAATTGTGGTTGGTCACCCATGGTTAGAAGAAGGGAAGCTGTACAATGCACTCTCTTTCTTTTACCAAGGAAAGCTATTAGCCCGCTATTTTAAGCAGCAGTTACCCAATTATGGTGTTTTCGATGAGCCGCGTTATTTCACTGCGGGTCATGATACATGTGTCGTTGATTTTAAAGGCTACCATATTGGTTTATTAATTTGTGAAGATATTTGGTTTGATGCGCCTATTGATGCGGTGAAACAGCAGGGTGCAGACATATTACTGACGATTAATGCATCGCCTTATGATCGCAATAAAGATCATATCCGTAATGAACTACTCGTTAAGCATTGCCAACGCACACAATTGCCAATCCTTTATTTAAATCAAGTTGGCGGGCAAGATGAGTTAATTTTTGATGGTGGCTCAAAAGTTCTATCTAGCCAAGGTGAAATTACGCATCAATTAGCAGACTTTAGTGAGCAAGTCGTTAATTGCCAATTTAATGATTTGACGATAGTTCCAATGGAAAATCCAGCGCCGGAATTGTCACCTATTGCTCAAGTTTATCAAGCATTGGTATTAGCAACGCGTGATTACATTAATAAAAATGGTTTCAATGGTGCAATTCTTGGTTTATCTGGCGGTATTGACTCTGGATTGACAGTGGCAATTGCCGTTGATGCGATAGGAAAAGAGCGCGTACAAGCTGTTATGATGCCTTTTCGTTATACGTCTGAAATGAGCATTCATGATGCGAAAGAGCAAGCTGATTTATTAGGCGTTGAGTTTGATATTGTATCTATTGAGCCCATGTTTGATGCCTTTATGACTCAGTTACAACCTATGTTTGAAGGTACTCAAGTTGATACGACGGAAGAGAATTTACAGGCGCGCTGTCGTGCTGTTATCTTAATGGCAATGTCGAATAAACGTCGTCGCTTAGTGCTAACCACCAGCAATAAAAGCGAATCCGCTGTGGGTTATTCTACATTATATGGTGATATGGCGGGTGGCTTTGATGTATTAAAAGATGTACCGAAAACATTAGTTTTTGAATTAGCTAAATATCGGAACACCATTTCGTCTGCTATCCCACAGCGCGTGATTGATAGGCCACCATCTGCTGAATTAGCGCCGGGACAACTCGATCAAGATAGCCTACCGCCTTATGACATTTTAGATGCTTTATTGGAAGCTTATGTCGAAAAGGATTATTCTGTAGCACAACTTATTGAACAAGGTTTTGATGAAGCAACGGTTCATCGCGTGGTACGCCTTGTCGATATTAATGAATATAAACGCCGCCAAGCTCCTGTTGGTCCCCGTATTACGATGCGTAATTTCGGAAAAGATCGTCGTTATCCGATCACTTCGGGTTTTGGTCGTAAGAACTGGTCATAA
- the glrR gene encoding two-component system response regulator GlrR, which yields MTTRKSANLLLVDDDPGLLKLLGMRLSSEGFKVITAASGPEALKILQKDKVDLVISDLRMDEMDGMALFDEIQKQNPNLPVIILTAHGSIPDAVAATQRGVFSFLTKPVDKDALYKAIDEALALSSTLISDEEWSEGIVTRSPLMIRLLEQAHMVAQSDVSVLINGQSGTGKEVLAQAIHKASPRARKPFIAINCGALPEQLLESELFGHAKGAFTGAVSSREGLFFAANGGTLFLDEIGDMPMPLQVKLLRVLQERKVRPLGSNRDLDIDVRIISATHRNLPKAMEKNEFREDLYYRLNVVNLRIPALNERAEDIPVLANHLLRESATRHKPFVRSFSTEAMKCLMSASWPGNVRQLVNVIEQCVALTTTPVISETLVSQALQGENTALPTFVEARNQFELNYLRKILQMTKGNVTQAARMAGRNRTEFYKLLGRHDLEANDFKE from the coding sequence ATGACAACCCGTAAATCAGCAAATTTACTTCTCGTCGATGATGACCCAGGTTTGCTGAAATTACTTGGAATGCGCCTAAGTAGTGAAGGTTTTAAGGTGATTACGGCTGCAAGTGGCCCTGAAGCTTTGAAAATACTTCAAAAAGATAAAGTGGATTTAGTTATCAGCGACTTACGTATGGATGAAATGGACGGCATGGCGCTGTTTGATGAAATTCAAAAACAAAATCCAAATCTACCCGTTATTATTTTAACAGCTCATGGTTCTATTCCTGATGCTGTTGCCGCAACACAACGCGGCGTATTTAGCTTTTTGACCAAACCAGTTGATAAAGATGCACTCTATAAGGCGATTGATGAAGCATTAGCACTATCTTCAACATTAATTAGTGATGAAGAGTGGAGCGAAGGGATTGTTACTCGTAGTCCATTGATGATCCGCTTATTAGAACAAGCGCATATGGTTGCACAATCTGATGTGAGTGTTTTAATTAACGGGCAAAGTGGTACGGGTAAGGAAGTCTTAGCGCAAGCTATTCATAAGGCTAGCCCACGTGCGCGAAAACCCTTTATTGCAATTAACTGTGGTGCTTTACCTGAGCAGCTACTTGAATCCGAGCTATTTGGTCATGCAAAAGGGGCATTTACGGGAGCAGTGAGTAGCAGAGAAGGGCTATTTTTTGCTGCCAATGGCGGCACACTCTTTCTCGATGAAATTGGTGATATGCCTATGCCGCTGCAAGTTAAATTATTGCGAGTTCTACAAGAGCGAAAAGTTCGCCCTCTAGGCAGTAATCGGGACTTAGATATTGATGTTCGTATCATTTCAGCGACGCACCGAAACTTACCTAAAGCAATGGAAAAAAATGAGTTTCGTGAAGATCTCTATTATCGTTTGAATGTCGTTAATTTACGCATTCCTGCATTGAATGAACGAGCTGAAGATATTCCTGTTTTAGCTAATCATCTATTACGTGAATCAGCCACTCGCCATAAACCTTTTGTGCGTAGTTTCTCAACAGAAGCAATGAAATGCCTGATGTCTGCCAGCTGGCCGGGAAATGTCCGTCAATTAGTTAACGTCATTGAGCAATGTGTTGCTTTAACAACGACACCAGTCATCAGTGAAACTTTAGTTAGTCAGGCTCTACAAGGCGAAAATACGGCATTACCAACTTTTGTTGAAGCGCGTAATCAGTTTGAACTCAATTATTTGCGTAAAATTTTGCAGATGACAAAAGGTAATGTGACGCAAGCTGCACGCATGGCTGGACGAAATCGTACTGAGTTTTATAAATTGCTTGGGCGACATGATTTAGAAGCTAATGATTTTAAAGAATAA
- the qseG gene encoding two-component system QseEF-associated lipoprotein QseG: MSLKQYVGLTNKIKISTQKPKIIQLSLLFFSFVLAGCATKSGHFTLDTLSQVVVSEVKVTDYRYTACENIWDNDQPSARDNALFWLRMMSCADNLEPTKAREDAALIKIENWSEAFQQSILMGAAEPTIAERRKMVDNMNTFSLHFPTGIRPLLQLWREQQVQMINLAEANARFKRLQLETDNKLDRIKETNAKLEFELKTTSRKLENLTDIERQLSSRKQSTNETEKDVESTGEKQEEEQAITEKPVAEAENKLTSQPESERNDNP; encoded by the coding sequence ATGTCATTGAAACAATATGTAGGATTAACCAACAAAATTAAAATATCGACGCAAAAACCAAAGATAATACAGCTAAGTTTGTTATTTTTTTCATTTGTCTTAGCGGGGTGTGCCACAAAAAGTGGTCACTTTACATTAGACACATTGTCGCAAGTTGTGGTGTCTGAAGTGAAAGTGACAGATTACCGTTATACTGCTTGTGAAAATATCTGGGACAATGATCAGCCTAGTGCGCGTGACAATGCACTATTTTGGCTAAGAATGATGAGCTGCGCAGATAATCTTGAGCCAACTAAAGCTCGGGAAGATGCCGCGTTGATAAAAATTGAAAATTGGTCTGAAGCCTTTCAACAAAGCATTTTGATGGGCGCTGCTGAGCCAACTATCGCTGAAAGGCGAAAAATGGTTGATAATATGAATACGTTTAGTCTTCATTTCCCGACTGGCATTCGCCCATTGCTCCAATTATGGCGTGAGCAACAAGTTCAAATGATCAATCTTGCGGAAGCTAATGCACGCTTTAAACGCCTTCAGCTCGAAACGGATAACAAGCTTGATCGGATAAAAGAGACGAATGCGAAATTGGAGTTTGAGCTTAAAACAACATCACGCAAATTAGAAAATTTGACGGATATTGAACGCCAGCTTTCCTCGCGTAAGCAAAGTACTAATGAAACAGAAAAAGATGTTGAATCAACAGGTGAAAAACAGGAAGAAGAACAAGCCATAACGGAAAAACCTGTTGCCGAAGCTGAGAACAAATTAACAAGCCAACCGGAGAGTGAGCGCAATGACAACCCGTAA
- a CDS encoding sensor histidine kinase translates to MNALSKWRLFPRSLRQLVVMAFWLVLLPLLVLAYQAYQSLEQLSNQAAQMNKTTLLDTRRSEAMGALALEMERSYRQYCVLKDASLDNLYQKQFSDYQQMFERQKTILSKESDTSALSTALEKLKIVTCENNELPQDVSSALEQFSAHNNQLIHETRDIIFSRGEQLQKEIANKGQLFGWQSLILFLLSLALVALFTRMIIGPVKGIERMINRLGTGRTLTNNLERFKGPRELRSLAQRIIWLSERLAWLESQRHEFLRHISHELKTPLASMREGTELLADEVAGPLTDSQKEVVEILDNSSKHLQQLIEQLLDYNRKLADSPPEAQHIDLQKLIEDIVMAHNLPARAKNIQTEIRLRVDHCLAEPTLLGRVIDNIYSNAVHYGSESGKIWVTSRRIDNKLVIEIANTGTPIPESEKNMIFEPFYQGTLVRKGAVKGSGLGLSIAQDCIKQMGGELSLVPSKVADVCFKIELPLTAENEL, encoded by the coding sequence ATGAATGCATTGAGTAAATGGCGTCTATTTCCGCGCTCCCTGCGCCAATTAGTTGTAATGGCTTTTTGGTTAGTATTGCTCCCTTTATTGGTTTTAGCCTATCAGGCTTACCAAAGTTTGGAACAATTGAGTAATCAAGCTGCGCAAATGAACAAAACAACACTGTTAGATACTCGTCGTAGTGAGGCGATGGGCGCACTTGCGTTAGAAATGGAGCGTAGCTATCGTCAATATTGTGTATTAAAAGACGCCTCATTGGACAATTTGTATCAGAAACAATTTTCTGATTACCAACAAATGTTTGAAAGACAAAAGACGATTTTATCTAAAGAATCAGATACATCAGCATTATCTACAGCACTTGAAAAACTAAAAATAGTTACCTGCGAAAATAATGAGCTACCACAAGATGTGTCATCCGCATTAGAACAATTTTCTGCACATAACAATCAATTGATTCACGAGACGCGCGATATTATTTTTAGTCGTGGCGAGCAGTTACAAAAAGAAATTGCTAATAAAGGCCAGTTATTTGGTTGGCAAAGTTTAATTCTTTTCTTACTTAGCTTAGCGTTAGTTGCCTTATTTACTCGAATGATTATCGGCCCCGTAAAAGGGATTGAAAGGATGATTAATCGGCTCGGCACAGGAAGAACATTAACCAATAATCTTGAACGTTTTAAGGGACCGAGAGAGTTACGCTCTCTTGCACAACGAATTATCTGGCTAAGTGAGCGCTTAGCTTGGTTGGAATCTCAGCGTCATGAATTTTTGCGTCATATCTCTCATGAATTAAAAACACCATTAGCCAGCATGCGAGAAGGTACTGAACTGCTTGCAGATGAGGTGGCGGGGCCACTAACTGATTCGCAAAAAGAAGTTGTTGAGATTTTGGATAATAGCAGTAAGCATCTTCAGCAACTTATTGAACAGCTTCTTGATTATAATCGTAAACTTGCTGACAGCCCGCCAGAAGCGCAACATATTGATTTGCAAAAGCTGATCGAAGATATTGTTATGGCGCATAATTTACCTGCAAGGGCGAAAAATATTCAAACAGAGATCCGTTTACGTGTAGATCACTGTTTAGCCGAACCCACATTACTTGGTAGAGTTATTGATAATATCTACTCCAATGCGGTGCACTATGGCAGCGAATCAGGTAAGATTTGGGTCACGAGCCGCAGAATTGATAATAAGCTTGTTATTGAAATTGCAAATACAGGAACACCAATTCCTGAATCAGAAAAAAATATGATTTTTGAACCTTTCTATCAAGGAACTTTAGTAAGAAAAGGCGCGGTTAAAGGGAGTGGTTTAGGGTTAAGTATCGCACAAGATTGTATTAAACAAATGGGTGGCGAACTCTCTTTAGTGCCTAGCAAGGTAGCAGATGTTTGCTTTAAAATTGAGCTGCCTTTAACCGCAGAGAATGAATTATAA
- the mltF gene encoding membrane-bound lytic murein transglycosylase MltF — MNNIKINYVIIVIIALLAAMIIGLNIRWPSTQNNQLNQILSRGELRVSAISSPLIYVDEQKNFHGFDYELVQSFADYLGVKLVITMMPTVESLFSDLEDDNADIGVAGLLYNKDRLHKMKTGPKYLNVTQQLVYRKGMTRPKSFNEINGNLVIMAGSAHASTLREISAFYPELKWSETTEYTTNQLLEMVAKGLIDYTLEDSIAVALQQRIHPEIAVGFDLVDDHAITWYMKRLNDDSLNAALLDFFNASNEVELLARLDEKYFSHVGSFDYFDTIAFINAINNKLPTYQPLFEKYASAIDWQLLAAIAWQESHWEPLATSPTGVRGLMMLTKPTAETMGVSDRLDAEESIKGGSAYLEYLMQRLPVSIADDDRIWFALSAYNMGYGHMQDVRKLTELQGGDPDRWLDVKARLPLLTQKKYYSQLNYGYARGHEAYRYVENIRRYHQSLVGYLQNQDKKQKALELVEGSLIQFPVVETATTKENTEQKIIDKKIVEKVKLNHTTAPTSEYQLPTLSLPDDKLSLGQYLLSIDSKTSAKNNHE; from the coding sequence TTGAACAACATCAAGATTAACTATGTAATCATTGTGATTATTGCGCTTCTTGCCGCTATGATTATTGGTCTTAATATTCGCTGGCCTAGTACACAAAACAACCAGCTGAATCAAATCCTCTCTCGAGGTGAACTTCGTGTTAGCGCAATTAGCTCTCCTCTAATCTATGTTGATGAACAAAAAAACTTCCATGGTTTTGATTATGAGTTGGTCCAAAGCTTTGCTGATTATCTTGGAGTTAAACTCGTTATCACAATGATGCCGACAGTAGAATCACTGTTTTCCGATCTTGAAGATGATAACGCTGACATTGGAGTTGCGGGTCTTCTTTATAATAAAGATCGCCTGCATAAAATGAAAACAGGCCCTAAATACCTTAACGTGACACAACAATTGGTTTATCGTAAGGGCATGACTCGCCCCAAAAGTTTCAATGAAATCAATGGAAATTTAGTTATCATGGCGGGTTCTGCGCATGCGAGTACATTAAGAGAAATATCAGCGTTTTATCCTGAATTAAAATGGAGTGAAACAACGGAATATACAACAAATCAATTATTAGAGATGGTTGCTAAAGGTTTAATTGATTACACCCTTGAAGATTCTATTGCGGTCGCTCTTCAACAACGTATTCATCCTGAAATTGCTGTAGGTTTCGACCTTGTTGATGATCATGCAATAACTTGGTATATGAAGCGTTTGAATGATGATAGCCTTAATGCTGCCCTCCTCGACTTTTTCAATGCCAGTAATGAAGTTGAGCTACTCGCTAGGCTAGATGAAAAATATTTTAGTCATGTTGGTTCATTTGATTATTTTGATACCATCGCATTTATTAATGCAATCAATAATAAACTTCCGACTTATCAGCCTCTGTTTGAAAAATATGCATCTGCAATTGATTGGCAACTCTTAGCAGCGATTGCATGGCAAGAATCACATTGGGAACCGCTCGCCACTTCCCCTACCGGTGTACGTGGGCTTATGATGCTCACAAAACCAACAGCTGAAACAATGGGTGTTTCCGATAGATTAGATGCTGAAGAAAGTATCAAGGGCGGATCTGCCTATCTTGAATATTTAATGCAACGCTTACCCGTATCAATTGCGGATGATGATCGCATTTGGTTTGCTTTATCCGCTTATAATATGGGTTATGGGCACATGCAAGATGTGCGTAAACTGACTGAACTACAAGGTGGCGATCCTGACCGCTGGCTTGATGTCAAAGCAAGATTGCCTTTATTAACGCAGAAGAAATATTATTCTCAATTAAATTATGGCTATGCTCGAGGCCATGAAGCTTATCGCTATGTGGAAAATATTCGACGTTATCACCAAAGTTTAGTTGGCTACTTGCAAAATCAAGATAAAAAGCAAAAAGCATTAGAATTAGTTGAAGGTTCACTGATCCAGTTCCCAGTGGTAGAAACAGCCACCACCAAAGAAAATACAGAGCAAAAGATAATTGATAAGAAAATAGTCGAAAAAGTGAAATTAAATCATACTACAGCGCCAACATCTGAGTACCAATTGCCTACATTATCTCTACCTGATGACAAGTTATCTCTTGGGCAATATTTATTATCTATTGACTCTAAAACCAGCGCTAAAAATAATCATGAATGA
- the tadA gene encoding tRNA adenosine(34) deaminase TadA, with translation MTQEEIDQYWMKQALELALKAQDAGEIPVGALLVRDNQLIATGWNCSIQNHDATAHAEIVAIQKAGQSLNNYRLLDTTLYVTLEPCIMCAGAMIHSRINRLVYGAKDFKTGACGSFIDIMGHSGLNHYVEVTGGVLAESCSTMLSAFFKMRRNEKKLQKRMLSQQNSQV, from the coding sequence GTGACGCAAGAAGAGATAGACCAATATTGGATGAAACAAGCTTTAGAGTTAGCACTGAAAGCTCAAGATGCAGGGGAAATTCCTGTCGGCGCATTATTGGTAAGAGATAATCAGTTAATTGCTACAGGTTGGAATTGTTCGATTCAAAATCATGATGCTACTGCACATGCTGAAATTGTTGCAATACAAAAAGCAGGTCAGTCTCTTAATAATTATCGCCTTCTTGATACAACTCTGTATGTCACATTAGAACCTTGCATTATGTGTGCAGGTGCAATGATCCATAGCAGGATAAATCGTCTAGTTTATGGTGCTAAAGATTTTAAAACGGGCGCATGTGGTTCGTTTATAGACATAATGGGTCATTCTGGACTAAATCATTATGTTGAAGTTACTGGCGGTGTATTAGCGGAAAGTTGTTCAACGATGCTAAGTGCATTTTTTAAAATGCGTCGTAATGAAAAGAAGTTACAAAAACGCATGTTAAGCCAACAAAATAGCCAAGTTTAA
- the leuE gene encoding leucine efflux protein LeuE has protein sequence MFAELGVLNFWTYLAGLILIIIVPGPNSLYVLKTSTSHGTRSGYRAVLGVLTGDAILIFLSFIGVASVIKASPVLFMIVRYLGAAYLLYLGVKILYATFFQPKSKSTTAEPVPVKSESYFIRALVLSLTNPKAILFYISFFIQFIDFSYAQSWVPYLVLASILELTSFLYLSLLIFSGYLIARFLREKQVLAKLGNCTVGAFFMGFAAKLAIFSHS, from the coding sequence ATGTTTGCAGAACTGGGTGTTTTAAATTTTTGGACTTACTTAGCCGGGTTAATTTTGATCATTATCGTGCCAGGCCCAAATTCTTTATATGTTTTAAAAACAAGTACCTCGCATGGCACACGATCGGGTTATAGAGCAGTTCTAGGCGTTTTGACAGGGGATGCGATACTTATTTTTCTCTCTTTTATCGGGGTTGCTTCTGTCATCAAAGCATCTCCCGTTTTATTTATGATTGTGCGCTATTTAGGAGCGGCCTATTTACTTTATTTAGGTGTTAAAATTCTTTACGCGACTTTTTTCCAGCCTAAATCAAAATCAACAACTGCTGAACCTGTTCCTGTAAAATCTGAAAGCTATTTTATCCGAGCTTTAGTTCTGAGTTTGACAAACCCGAAAGCAATTTTATTTTATATCTCCTTTTTTATTCAATTTATTGATTTTAGTTATGCGCAATCATGGGTTCCTTACTTGGTTTTAGCTTCTATTTTAGAGCTAACGAGTTTTCTTTATTTGAGTTTATTGATTTTTAGTGGCTATCTCATTGCGCGTTTCTTACGAGAAAAACAGGTTCTTGCTAAGCTTGGAAATTGTACTGTCGGTGCATTTTTTATGGGGTTTGCAGCAAAACTAGCCATCTTTAGTCATAGTTGA
- a CDS encoding DinI-like family protein, producing the protein MPRIEILFDKENSNKPSEKVRNALREQVIHKIGDKYGPLNVRVALSSSTSLVVTGAKSDDATKEINQIIEDIWLDDSWVCYSRMRRGNDITTDLF; encoded by the coding sequence ATGCCACGTATTGAAATTCTCTTTGATAAAGAAAATAGCAATAAGCCATCTGAAAAAGTACGCAATGCTCTACGTGAGCAAGTGATACACAAGATTGGTGATAAGTACGGCCCGCTAAACGTCAGGGTGGCGCTAAGTTCGTCAACATCATTAGTGGTCACTGGTGCTAAAAGTGACGATGCGACTAAAGAAATAAATCAAATTATCGAAGATATTTGGCTTGATGACTCATGGGTATGCTATAGCCGAATGCGAAGGGGTAACGACATTACCACCGACCTGTTTTAA